The Solanum lycopersicum chromosome 9, SLM_r2.1 genome window below encodes:
- the LOC109120050 gene encoding uncharacterized protein, with amino-acid sequence MAIHNYTKQKCNVDDAFQTTEDERYIPSVDSEFGSSSNTNNEENNMEEQNDTYWTGLRDMIANEIVGVVVGIGLVVGVGVGVVVVVDDVVVVVIVVVVVVVVCVVVVGGGGGVGGVIVVVGIVVGITVVVGGGRAVVVAIIIVVVVVVVRMNTWGTKGLRTGAAAARGNQNLPQAPAEGVAMPVNPAGLTDAEVRASLAQMAQAITMQAQAMTAQVNRHDVLRENPPVRSIANRLRDFTRMNPPIFTGAKTSEDPQEFIDELHKILVAMGATDIEKAELASYQLKDVAQTWCKMWRDSRVLGGVPVTWELFKTAFLERFFPREMKEAKVEEFINLKQGSMTVREYSLKFVKLSRYATPLVSTSREEMSRFLTGINGDLEEDCRAAMLHDNMDLSRLMMHVQQAGPSHGGHRNNFGVREQPKFKKGQQSAGNSDPQRNTTPRGGRPEPKRGNGGEMQRPRKTCTKCGRTHLGECRQGTNACFGCGKSGHMVIDCPQNRGQAGGNAQPRPTPHNAAAAEPPKRNRFYALKGREEQEKSADVVTGMLQVFSTSVYALLDPGSTLSFVTPLLALTFEVPPEVLHDPIVVSTPLGENVKADRVYQNCPIVVSGRAMCANLIELPMHDFDIILGMDWLHSHYACLDCRRRVVRFRFPNEEELVWEGKCEFWLRSVTFLGHVVSDQGVEVDPRKTEAVRSGQSLLHPPISVAFWDWLVTTAAVVFALKLWRHYLYGVHVDVFTDLKSLQYVFTQRELNLRQRRWLELLKDYDMNVHYHPGKANVVADALSRMSMGSTTHIEDEKKELVKEVHRLARLGVRLVDSTSGGVSVHPSSESSLIVEVKKGQHLDPVLMEMKDSVLLKMNESFALGDEGILRYQNRLCVPDCLGDPASILPVEGLGVGEDLSYEEIPVEILDRHVKRLRNKKIATVKATYLTEDYDKLYLQEVVRLHGVPISTIQIEVHNLLQFWKSFQKGLSSKVSLSTTFLPQIDGQAEHTIQTLEHMLRACVIDLKGSWDDQLSLIEFAYNNSYH; translated from the exons ATGGCCATTCACAATTATAccaaacaaaaatgcaatgtggATGATGCATTTCAAACGACTGAGGATGAGAGATATATTCCATCAGTTGACTCCGAATTTGGCTCAAGTTCAAATACTAACAATGAAGAAAACAATATGGAAGAACAAAATGATACTTATTGGACGGGGCTTCGTGACATGATTGCTAATGAAATTG ttggtgttgttgttggtaTTGGTCttgttgttggtgttggcgttggcgttgttgttgttgttgatgatgttgttgttgtcgttattgttgttgtcgttgttgttgttgtttgtgttgttgttgttggtggtggtggtggtgttggtggtgttattgttgttgttggtatTGTTGTTGGTATtactgttgttgttggtggtggtcgtgctgttgttgttgctattattattgttgttgttgttgttgttgtc agaatgaatactTGGGGAACTAAGGGTCTGAGGACGGGAGCAGCAGCAGCTAGGGGTAATCAGAATCtaccccaggctccagctgaaggagtggccatgccagtgaacccagctgggttgactgatgcggaggtgagggcatctctagcccagatggcacaggccatcacGATGCAGGCCCAAGCCATGACTGCCCAAGTCAACCGGCATGATGTTCTGAGGGAAAACCCACCGGTTCGCAGCATAGCGAACAGACtgcgagacttcacgaggatgaatcctccaattttCACAGGGGCTAAGACTTCAGAAGATCCTCAGGAATTTATAGACGAGTTGCATAAGATACTGGTGGCCATGGGGGccactgatattgagaaggctgagttggcttcctaccagctcaaagatgttgcacagacttggtgcaaaatGTGGCGAGATAGCCGTGTCCTAGGAGGGGTGCCAGTCACCTGGGAGTTGTTCAAGACAGCATTCTTGGAAaggttcttccctagagagatgaaagaggccaaggttgaggagttcatcaacctcaagcaaggATCCATGactgtcagggagtattccctgaagtttgtgaagTTATCAAGGTATGCTACTCCCTTAGTTTCTACCAGCAGAGAGGAGATGAGCAGattcctcacaggaatcaatGGAGACCTGGAGGAGGATTGTCGggctgcgatgctccatgataatatggacctttccagattaatgatgcatgtccagcag gcaggtcccagccatggaggccatagaaacaattttggcgTCCGCGAGCaacccaagttcaagaagggGCAACAGAGTGCTGGAAATTCTGACCCTCAGAGAAATACAACGCCTAGAGGAGGCAGACCCGAACCCAAGaggggcaatggaggtgagatgcagcgtcCAAGGAAgacttgtactaagtgtggccGAACTCACCTTGGAGAATGtagacagggcactaatgcctgtttcggttgtggtaagagtggacacatggtcATAGACTGTCCCCAGAACAGAGGTCAGGCTGggggtaatgctcagcctaggcctacCCCACATAATGCAGCAGCAGCCGAGCCTCCGAAGAGGAACAGATTTTATGCCTTGAAAGgtagggaggagcaggagaagtccgctgatgtggtcacaggtatgctgcaagtattctcaacttctgtttatgctttacttgatccagggtctacacTTTCCTTTGTGACTCCTCTACTTGCCCTTACTTTTGAAGTACCACCTGAAGtcctgcatgatcctatagtggttagtacgccCTTAGGAGAAAATGTGAAAGCTGATAGGGTATACCAgaattgcccaatagttgtgagtggcagggctatgtgtgcaaacttgattgagttacccatgcatgattttgatattattcttggcatggactggcttcacagCCATTATGCTTGCTTGGACTGTCGTAGaagagtggtgaggtttcgtttccctaatgaagaagagttagtctgggaggg caagtgtgaattctggctgaggtcagtgaccttcctgggccatgttgtgtccgatcaaggTGTAGAAGTGGACCCCAGAAAGACTGAAGCAGTTAGAAGTGGCCAAAGCCTCTTACACCCACCGATATCCGTAGCTttctgggattggctggttactaccgcag ctgtggtgtttgcgttgaagttatggaggcattatctgtaTGGAGTACACGTGGATGTGTTCACGGATCTtaagagtctccagtacgtgttcacgcAGAGGGAGCTGAATCTACGGCAACGCAGATGGTTGGAGCtgctgaaggattatgacatgaatgtgcactatcatccaggtaaggctaatgttgtggctgatgctttgagcaggatgagcatggggagtACAACCCACATcgaggatgagaagaaggagctagtgaaagaGGTACACAGACTGGCCAGGCTGGGTGTAcggttggttgactctactagtggaggtgtttcagttcaccctagttctgaatcatccctgATAGTGGAAGTCAAAAAGGGGCAGCATCTcgatcctgtgttgatggagatgaaggactcagtgttgttaaaaatgaatgagtcttttgctttgggagatgaAGGCATACTTAGATACCAGAACCGGTTGTGCGTACCAGAT tgcctaggtgatccagcatcaatcctacctgtagaaggtttgggggttggtgaagacttgtcctatgaggaaaTACCTGTAGAAATCTTAGACAGACAtgtcaagcggctgaggaacaagaagattgccacagtgaag